CCTCCAAAGCCAGAGCTAAAGGAATCTGCTTCTTTTCGTCATGGGCATCAACATTCCTTAAGCAGGACTCCGCTTCCCAGCTTATCCATTACATCGGCCTAACCCCGGAGAACCATGAGTAAGTACATGGACGAGGCCATAACAAGGGCCTACCTGGATTTGAATTTATAAAAGCAGGATATCTAAAAACAGCGACGAAAGTCTACACCATGACCGAGACAGCCGTAAACTCAGATCTCAGCGGTGGTAGACTTCCTCGTTGTTTATATATGTTGCGTCTCAACTCTGAGAGACGCGTAATTTTGCCCCCACTCCATAGCTGAGAGGGCGTTCTCTCTTATCGGAAGGTGAGTTGTAGACATTATTGCCTATCATCATCTGGGTTGACCCGCCTCCGTCCAAGTTGAGGGCGTAGGTCATATCGTTTCCCTTGAGGATAGACGCCACCTCCTGGAGTGTGAAACCGGCGCTGTGCATTCCGTCCCGCCCGTCGCCCACGAAAAAGACCCACTGGCCCTGCCTCGTCAGACCGATGACGGAACGGGGATGGCGCAAATTGAGAAACGCAGCGCTGAATCCCTCGGACTCGACTTTGATTTTTCCGTCGCGGATAAGGGACGGGCCAGCTTGAATGATGTAGTCCATATTGTGCCATTGGGGGTCTCCCGCGTTGAGAATCCCCTCGACCCGCACTTTATCTCCCGGATTCAGATACTCCGCCAGAACCGCCGCGTTCGCGCCGTAGCCGGCCAAAACGTAGTGTCCAGGCTTCAGAGGAGTCCCTCCGGAGAAGTTGACTGAGAGACATTTGCCATCCTCCACCAGAACCTCCACCACCTGATCGTTGTGGGGAGTTGATCTGCCGTAATGCTGGGTATAGAGCACGAGCGTGTTCCCCTTGACGTAGTGATTCACGGAATTGACAGCCAACCACCCTGCCTCCAACTGGACCCTGCCCTCCCAAGAGACTTTTCCGAAAGCCGCGTGGTTGTCCTTGGACCAACCTAGGGAAGTTCGTCCCTGATAGGGTTTATTGACAAGGGTTTTGTCAATTTTGAGGGTTCCGATGGGCGCGCCTTGATTGCGGCCTGTTATGGCGAAGAACCCCGCGTTGATCGCCGCCTGGGCGCCGCTTATCCTCGTCATGAATGATAGGGGCGCCAATGACCTTATCCCCATCGGCGCGATGATAGGCTCCATAACGTAATAGGAAGGATCCAGCTTCAAAAGAGCCCAGTAAAAGGGTTGATTTTCCAGATTCAGGTTTTTGATGGACGAAAAAATACGGCTGGACTTGCCTCGGTCCTTGGCCAGCGCTGTTAATCGGCGTACACGGGCGTAGTCCTCCAACAGCTCGCTTCCAAGGCGCCACTCGTAGTTGGGGTTGCTGGCTGCCATTTTAAAGCCTTGGGAGGCGAAAAATCGCTGCAACTCGTCGACCTCCGATTTTTCATCGAAGCCATCCACGTAAACCCTCCACTTGGGTACGCCGCTAAAGGTCCCCTTTCGATAGATTTCAAGTTCCATTCCGGGTGCCGGGGCGAAGCGGATTTCCAGCTTCAAGTTCCGGCTGGCCTGCCTCACGTTGGCGATCAAAACTTTGGCTTCATCGGGCGCGAGCTTGTGAGTGGGGTCAAAAGTCTTTGCCTCTTTCTTGAAGAGAGGAGGCCTCATAAGGGTTGCCACAGCCAGACAACCTTTTTCCAATGGGGACAGGGATTTTTCGTCGCTGAAGCGAAGATTCAAGACGGAGTAATCGATGTCCGAGAGAATCTGGGCCTCCGTCGCGAGCCCCAGAGACTGGATCATCCAGCGCAAGGCTTCCCGCCGAGTCACAGAGTCCTCCAAATCGGAGACGGATTCCGGCACGATGCCGCTCTTGAGGATCGTCGCGGCGTTTTCCCTGGCGGTGTTTTTAGTCTCGAACCCCCGCGCCGCCAACAGCTGAGATAAGAAAGTGTCCTTGCGCACGACCTGGGGGGTAGCATATACGGCTCCTGCGGAAAAAAACAGAAAAACAAACAAAAAGAAAAACGCACTCGTTTTCAAGTTCAGTACATTTGGAAAACGCGACAAACCGCGCGACCTTGAAACAGCAATAAACTTCATAAACCTCGTCTCCTTCAAATCCGCAACTCCGATTGCCGGGCTTTTAGTCCTATTTCGGCCCATTTGTGATATGTCCGGTACAACTCGTCCACGTCGATGGGCTTCGTAACGTGGGCGTTCATTCCGGCGAGCATACTTTTTTCATAGTCCCCCTGCATGGCGTGAGCCGTCATTGCCACGATGGGCAAATGCTCCGAGGCGCAACCAGGAAGCTCCCGAATGCGCTTTGTCGCCTCTAGTCCATCCATGACGGGCATTTGAACGTCCATGAAGACCATGTCGTACCGCTTGATCTTAATAGCCTCGATGGCCTCCACGCCGTTGTTGGCCACGTCTACCCTGGCCCCTTTCTGCTTCAGAAGCTCGATGGCGATCTCCTGGTTGATCAGGTTGTCCTCTACCAAAAGGACATCCGCCTCCAGATCGGGGGTATCGTCGTAATGATGCCGCGCTTCCTCCAGATTCTCGGAAGTCTGGTGCTCGCGGCTCAAGATATCAATCAAGATATCGTAAAAATCTGACCGACTGATGGGTTTTGGAGCGAACCCGGCTAGCTTCAGCTTGCTGCACACCGCCCGGCACTCTCCGTCGTCATAGGCGGACACCATCACCACCAGGGGTTGATCTTCCTCTTCTATCTCCTCACGTATACGAAGCACCGTGCCCTCTCCGTCCAGCTCCGGCATTTGCCAATCTAAAATGAGAAAAGCATAGGAGTTTTTCTCGTCGATGGCCGCGCGGAGTTTGCGCAACGCCTCGTAGCCGGAGCTGGCGCTGTCGGTCTTCAGGTCTAAGGAGTGCAACGTCTCCTCCAGGATTTCTAGAGCATTTTCGTCATCGTCGACCACGAGAACCCGCAAGCCCTGAATGTCCACAATGGCGGAAGAGTTGCTCTTCACTTTGCCGGCTTCCATCTTGACCGTGAAACGGAAAGTGCTTCCTTGGTTCTCCACGCTCTCCGCTTCGATATGGCCTTCCATGGACTCGACCAGATGCTTGCAGATGGAAAGCCCCAGACCGCTACCGCCGTACTTGCGGGTCGTCGAGCTGTCGGCCTGGGTGAAAGGGACGAAAATACGCGCCAACTGCTCTTCGGACATGCCGATTCCCGTGTCCTCTACGGCGAAATGCAGGAGGATCGCCTTGTGTTCCTCCCATTTTTCCCCTAGAAGCTCTGAGGAGGCGTGAAGGATGATTTTGCCGCGTTCCGTAAACTTGACCGCGTTATTGCAGAGATTGAGCAAAATCTGATGTAACCGTAGGGAATCGCCCACCAGATACTCCTGAATGTTTTTATCCACGTCCAGGGAAAACAGGACACCTTTCTTTTCCGCGTTGAAGGCGACCAAGTCCCATAGATTCTTGAACATCTC
The sequence above is a segment of the Synergistaceae bacterium genome. Coding sequences within it:
- a CDS encoding phosphodiester glycosidase family protein, with amino-acid sequence MKFIAVSRSRGLSRFPNVLNLKTSAFFFLFVFLFFSAGAVYATPQVVRKDTFLSQLLAARGFETKNTARENAATILKSGIVPESVSDLEDSVTRREALRWMIQSLGLATEAQILSDIDYSVLNLRFSDEKSLSPLEKGCLAVATLMRPPLFKKEAKTFDPTHKLAPDEAKVLIANVRQASRNLKLEIRFAPAPGMELEIYRKGTFSGVPKWRVYVDGFDEKSEVDELQRFFASQGFKMAASNPNYEWRLGSELLEDYARVRRLTALAKDRGKSSRIFSSIKNLNLENQPFYWALLKLDPSYYVMEPIIAPMGIRSLAPLSFMTRISGAQAAINAGFFAITGRNQGAPIGTLKIDKTLVNKPYQGRTSLGWSKDNHAAFGKVSWEGRVQLEAGWLAVNSVNHYVKGNTLVLYTQHYGRSTPHNDQVVEVLVEDGKCLSVNFSGGTPLKPGHYVLAGYGANAAVLAEYLNPGDKVRVEGILNAGDPQWHNMDYIIQAGPSLIRDGKIKVESEGFSAAFLNLRHPRSVIGLTRQGQWVFFVGDGRDGMHSAGFTLQEVASILKGNDMTYALNLDGGGSTQMMIGNNVYNSPSDKRERPLSYGVGAKLRVSQS